Proteins encoded in a region of the Saccharothrix ecbatanensis genome:
- a CDS encoding excalibur calcium-binding domain-containing protein, with the protein MADSPAGPLDSWRRLAAERRPGLDRDGDGTACEK; encoded by the coding sequence ATGGCTGATTCCCCCGCAGGGCCGTTGGATTCCTGGCGCCGGCTCGCCGCCGAACGTCGGCCCGGCCTCGACCGGGATGGCGACGGGACCGCCTGCGAGAAGTAG
- a CDS encoding bifunctional MFS transporter/dTMP kinase: MSTIQDGGTAASTSHRIRSVLAIRPFRRLWGVTYLCSVGDWLSLLALTGLVRQMLNESYQWQSFSLSLVVLTQLLPGILFAPLGGVLADRFDRRKIMVVCDVLRGGLFISIALVGTAWWLFVANFLVGCCAMLWIPAKDSAVPNLLRRPDQVETANQLGLVMTYGIAVISGAGLYAIISGIPGYLHVQSSDLEFRIATIAVMVNGALYLTAALLVATRIPELSGRITAVRRMRADGEAPGFFAMLRDGMRYAARTPLVRGLVIGMIGAFAAAGAVIGTAPLYSDSLLGGESAFGLLFVAVFTGLAIGMATAPRMARRLPHDRLFGVTIVVAGLSLVFVALAPHLWVALIAVAFVGASAGTAFLTGLTIVGAQVEDAMRGRTVALLQSLLKIVLGAAAAAAPLLVSLVQKRTITVFNHPMQVDGTRPVLFGAALIAVLLGMIAYRQMDNRRTEPLFSDLLSVLRGRAKRTTGVLIAVEGDTRQDTSVHAMRLAQALRENGRQVVLASDPDLDEQRLRNLLSTADLAGVRAHALVAAAVRADVVEREVRPALAEGLLVVMERYVDSPLAHFSAAGTVEPREMEGLVDWATGRLRPDVTVLLDRMPSEVRAAGGTLDTVEHHWRVQKLLTDMASADPERYVVVDADGPEDVVAERVRAAVVPLLARRAGMPPKPVAETS; this comes from the coding sequence GTGAGCACCATCCAAGACGGCGGCACAGCGGCCTCGACCAGCCACCGGATTCGCAGTGTGTTGGCGATCCGGCCGTTCCGCAGGCTTTGGGGTGTCACCTACCTGTGCAGCGTCGGTGACTGGCTGTCACTCCTTGCGTTGACCGGACTGGTCCGGCAGATGCTGAACGAGAGCTACCAGTGGCAGAGCTTCTCGCTCAGCCTCGTCGTGCTCACGCAGCTGCTCCCCGGCATCCTGTTCGCCCCGCTGGGCGGCGTGCTGGCGGACCGGTTCGACCGCCGCAAGATCATGGTCGTCTGCGACGTGCTGCGCGGCGGCCTGTTCATCTCGATCGCCCTGGTCGGCACCGCGTGGTGGCTGTTCGTGGCGAACTTCCTGGTCGGCTGCTGCGCCATGCTCTGGATCCCGGCCAAGGACTCGGCGGTGCCGAACCTGCTGCGCCGGCCGGACCAGGTGGAGACGGCCAACCAGCTCGGCCTGGTGATGACCTACGGCATCGCGGTCATCTCGGGCGCGGGCCTCTACGCGATCATCTCCGGCATCCCCGGCTACCTGCACGTGCAGAGCTCGGACCTGGAGTTCCGGATCGCCACCATCGCGGTCATGGTCAACGGCGCGCTGTACCTCACCGCCGCGCTCCTGGTCGCCACCCGCATCCCGGAGCTGTCCGGCCGGATCACCGCCGTCAGGCGGATGCGCGCGGACGGCGAAGCGCCCGGCTTCTTCGCCATGCTGCGCGACGGAATGCGGTACGCGGCCCGCACGCCGCTGGTCCGCGGCCTGGTCATCGGCATGATCGGCGCGTTCGCCGCGGCCGGCGCGGTCATCGGCACGGCACCGCTCTACTCGGACTCGCTGCTCGGCGGCGAGTCCGCGTTCGGCCTGCTGTTCGTCGCCGTGTTCACCGGTCTGGCGATCGGCATGGCGACCGCGCCGCGAATGGCCCGGCGGCTGCCCCACGACCGGCTGTTCGGCGTCACGATCGTGGTCGCCGGCTTGAGCCTGGTGTTCGTGGCGTTGGCGCCGCACCTCTGGGTGGCGCTGATCGCGGTGGCGTTCGTGGGCGCGTCCGCGGGCACGGCGTTCCTGACCGGCCTGACCATCGTGGGCGCGCAGGTCGAGGACGCGATGCGCGGCCGGACGGTGGCCCTGCTCCAGTCGCTGCTCAAGATCGTCCTGGGCGCCGCCGCCGCCGCCGCTCCGCTGCTGGTGTCGCTGGTCCAGAAGCGCACGATCACCGTCTTCAACCACCCGATGCAGGTGGACGGCACCCGGCCGGTGCTGTTCGGCGCGGCCTTGATCGCCGTGCTGCTCGGGATGATCGCCTACCGGCAGATGGACAACCGGCGCACCGAGCCGCTGTTCTCCGACCTGCTCTCGGTGCTGCGCGGACGGGCGAAGCGGACCACCGGCGTGCTGATCGCGGTCGAGGGCGACACCCGGCAGGACACGTCCGTGCACGCCATGAGGCTGGCCCAGGCGTTGCGCGAGAACGGCCGGCAGGTGGTGCTGGCGTCCGACCCGGACCTGGACGAGCAGCGGCTGCGCAACCTGCTGTCCACCGCCGACCTGGCCGGGGTGCGGGCGCACGCGCTGGTCGCCGCGGCGGTGCGGGCGGACGTGGTGGAACGCGAGGTGCGGCCCGCGTTGGCCGAAGGCTTGCTGGTCGTCATGGAGCGGTACGTCGACAGCCCGTTGGCGCACTTCAGCGCCGCCGGCACGGTGGAGCCGCGCGAGATGGAAGGCCTGGTCGACTGGGCCACCGGGCGGTTGCGACCGGACGTGACCGTGCTGCTGGACCGGATGCCGTCCGAGGTGCGGGCGGCCGGTGGCACGCTGGACACGGTCGAGCACCACTGGCGGGTGCAGAAGCTGCTGACCGACATGGCGTCGGCCGACCCGGAGCGGTACGTCGTGGTCGACGCGGACGGGCCCGAGGACGTGGTGGCCGAACGGGTGCGTGCGGCGGTGGTGCCGCTGCTCGCGCGGCGGGCCGGGATGCCGCCGAAGCCGGTCGCCGAGACGTCCTGA
- a CDS encoding TIGR03617 family F420-dependent LLM class oxidoreductase produces MKVDRLEIAYDPTTVLDAARAAEAEGCDGFWLAETRHDPFLALGLVATQVERVELGTAIAVAFARNPMSTAVQANDLHLLSGGRFNLGLGSQVEAHITKRFGMPWSHPAARMREFVLALRAIWHSWATGERLRFRGEFYTHTVMTPFFSPGPNPHGTPKVWLAGVGELMTEVAGEVADGFLCHNFTTERYLREVTLPALARGRAKAGKPLAGLEISGPSLVACDEAAVVEVRRQIAFYGSTPAYRKVLELHGWGELHEELHRMSRRQLWDDMAAAVTDEVLDAFAVVGTPAAAKAELIRRYGDVITRIAAPVVRTG; encoded by the coding sequence ATGAAGGTGGACCGGCTGGAGATCGCGTACGACCCGACGACCGTGCTCGACGCCGCCCGCGCGGCGGAGGCGGAGGGGTGCGACGGCTTCTGGCTGGCGGAGACCCGGCACGACCCGTTCCTGGCGCTCGGCCTGGTGGCCACGCAGGTGGAACGGGTCGAGCTCGGCACGGCGATCGCCGTGGCGTTCGCGCGCAACCCGATGAGCACCGCCGTGCAGGCGAACGACCTCCACCTGCTGTCCGGCGGCCGGTTCAACCTGGGCCTCGGCTCGCAGGTCGAAGCGCACATCACCAAGCGCTTCGGCATGCCGTGGTCACACCCCGCCGCCCGGATGCGCGAGTTCGTGCTGGCGTTGCGGGCCATCTGGCACAGCTGGGCCACCGGCGAACGCCTGAGGTTCCGCGGCGAGTTCTACACGCACACGGTGATGACGCCGTTCTTCTCCCCCGGTCCCAACCCGCACGGCACGCCCAAGGTGTGGCTGGCGGGCGTCGGGGAGTTGATGACGGAGGTCGCGGGCGAGGTCGCGGACGGGTTCCTGTGCCACAACTTCACCACCGAGCGCTACCTGCGCGAGGTGACGCTGCCGGCGTTGGCGCGGGGTCGGGCGAAGGCCGGGAAACCGTTGGCGGGCTTGGAGATCAGCGGTCCGTCGCTGGTGGCGTGCGACGAGGCGGCCGTGGTCGAGGTCCGGCGCCAGATCGCGTTCTACGGCTCGACGCCCGCCTACCGCAAGGTGCTCGAGCTGCACGGCTGGGGCGAGCTGCACGAGGAACTGCACCGGATGTCCCGGCGGCAGCTGTGGGACGACATGGCCGCCGCCGTCACCGACGAGGTCCTGGACGCCTTCGCCGTCGTGGGCACGCCCGCGGCGGCGAAGGCCGAGCTGATCCGCCGGTACGGCGACGTGATCACCAGGATCGCGGCCCCGGTCGTCAGGACCGGATGA
- a CDS encoding inorganic diphosphatase: protein MEFDVTIEIPKGVRNKYEMDHKTGRIRLDRTLFTATQYPADYGFVDDTLGEDGDPLDALVIVQEPTFPGCLIKSRAIGMFRMTDEKGGDDKLLCVPAEDPRSEHLRDIHHLNEFYRLEIQHFFEVYKDLEPGKSVEGATWVGRTEAEAEIVRSYQRLKDAVARGEEH, encoded by the coding sequence GTGGAGTTCGACGTCACCATCGAGATCCCCAAGGGGGTCCGCAACAAGTACGAGATGGACCACAAGACGGGGCGCATCCGGCTCGACCGGACCCTGTTCACGGCCACTCAGTACCCGGCGGACTACGGCTTCGTCGACGACACGCTCGGCGAGGACGGTGACCCGCTCGACGCGCTCGTGATCGTCCAGGAGCCGACGTTCCCGGGCTGCCTGATCAAGTCACGCGCCATCGGCATGTTCCGGATGACGGACGAGAAGGGCGGCGACGACAAGCTGCTCTGCGTACCGGCCGAGGACCCGCGGTCCGAGCACCTGCGCGACATCCACCACCTGAACGAGTTCTACCGCCTGGAGATCCAGCACTTCTTCGAGGTCTACAAGGACCTGGAGCCCGGCAAGAGCGTCGAGGGCGCGACCTGGGTCGGCCGCACCGAGGCCGAGGCCGAGATCGTCCGTTCGTACCAGCGCCTGAAGGACGCCGTGGCGCGCGGCGAAGAGCACTGA
- a CDS encoding MarR family winged helix-turn-helix transcriptional regulator — translation MVTPPSDRPTAEDIALADRLGMALVRMHKMHACVAASMSKTGLDKASFVLLASLNQMGPSRAGALAEAVFSDPSTISRQVATLVKDGLVERRADPEDGRASVLAVTEEGARLLHERRAQRNVTLARLFTDWPDEDRARFIDYFERFVGDYEKALPEFITQSGLGPRSEGET, via the coding sequence ATGGTGACCCCGCCGAGTGACCGGCCGACGGCCGAAGACATCGCCTTGGCCGATCGGCTGGGCATGGCGCTGGTCCGCATGCACAAGATGCACGCCTGCGTCGCCGCGAGCATGAGCAAGACGGGCCTGGACAAAGCCTCTTTCGTGCTGCTGGCCAGCCTCAACCAGATGGGCCCCTCGCGGGCCGGCGCGTTGGCCGAGGCCGTCTTCTCCGATCCGTCCACGATCAGCCGCCAGGTGGCGACCCTGGTCAAGGACGGCCTGGTGGAGCGCCGGGCCGACCCGGAGGACGGCCGCGCGAGCGTGCTGGCGGTCACCGAGGAGGGCGCCCGACTGCTGCACGAACGCCGTGCGCAGCGCAACGTGACGCTGGCACGCCTGTTCACGGACTGGCCCGACGAGGACCGGGCCCGGTTCATCGACTACTTCGAGCGCTTCGTGGGGGACTACGAGAAAGCGCTGCCCGAATTCATCACCCAGAGCGGGCTTGGGCCGCGCTCCGAAGGGGAGACGTGA
- the topA gene encoding type I DNA topoisomerase, with the protein MAGSTRARKTNGGSASGNRRLVIVESPAKARKIASYLGSDFVVESSKGHIRDLPRGAADVPAKYKGMPWARLGVDVDHDFEPLYVVTPDKKATVAELKELLKDVDELYLATDGDREGEAIAWHLLDTLKPKVPVRRMVFHEITEPAILAAAANPRDLDQDLVDAQETRRILDRLYGYEVSPVLWKKVMPKLSAGRVQSVATRIVVERERERMKFVTASYWDVSATMDAGKDASPGTFGARLIAVDGTRLATGRDFGSDGRLKAASDVRVLDEAQARAIADGLVNATMKVSSVEEKPYTRKPYPPFMTSTLQQEAGRKLRFSADRTMRTAQKLYENGYITYMRTDSTTLSETAITAARAQATELYGSQFVPKEPRQYTRKVKNAQEAHEAIRPAGEVFRTPGEVARELESDEFKLYELIWQRTIACQMADARGNTTSVRISGTTQPTRPSGTSGSAGAGGEDVTFAASGRTITFAGFLKAYVETVDSEAGGESDDAESRLPQLVKDQALLAAELAADGHSTSPPPRFTEASLIKTMEELGIGRPSTYASIISTVQDRGYVWKKGSALVPSWVAFAVVGLLEQHFGRLVDYDFTAALEDELDGIAAGRQERTTWLSGFYFGGNVGPESSVGRSGGLKKLVGSSVEAIDAREVNSIPLFPDEEGRTVFVRVGRYGPYLEREAQGPDGEVTAQRANLPDDMPPDELNREIAEKLFATPQEGRSLGNDPVTGHEIVAKEGRFGPYVTEVLPEAPEGTKKPPKPRTGSLFKSMSLDSVTLDDALKLLSLPRVVGKDPETGAEITAQNGRYGPYLKKGTDSRSLTSEDQLFTVTLDEALKIYAEPKKRGRAAAAPPLKELGEDPVSGKAMVVKEGRFGPYVTDGETNASLRKSDSVEGLSDERAAELLAEKRAKGPTTKKRAPAAKKPAARKKAPAKSKS; encoded by the coding sequence GTGGCTGGATCGACACGGGCGAGGAAGACAAACGGGGGATCCGCGAGCGGAAATCGACGGTTGGTGATCGTCGAGTCGCCCGCGAAGGCGCGGAAAATCGCGTCGTACCTCGGCAGCGACTTCGTCGTGGAGTCATCCAAGGGGCACATCCGGGACCTCCCCCGGGGCGCCGCCGACGTGCCCGCGAAGTACAAGGGCATGCCGTGGGCGCGCCTCGGTGTCGACGTGGACCACGACTTCGAGCCCCTGTACGTCGTCACGCCGGACAAGAAGGCGACCGTCGCGGAGCTGAAAGAGCTGCTCAAGGACGTCGACGAGCTCTACCTCGCGACAGACGGCGACCGTGAGGGCGAGGCCATCGCCTGGCACCTGCTGGACACGCTGAAGCCGAAGGTCCCGGTCCGGCGGATGGTGTTCCACGAGATCACCGAGCCCGCGATCCTCGCCGCCGCCGCGAACCCGCGCGACCTGGACCAGGACCTGGTCGACGCCCAGGAGACCCGCCGCATCCTCGACCGCCTCTACGGCTACGAGGTCAGCCCGGTGCTGTGGAAGAAGGTCATGCCGAAGCTCTCGGCGGGCCGGGTGCAGTCCGTGGCGACCAGGATCGTGGTCGAGCGCGAACGCGAGCGGATGAAGTTCGTCACCGCCTCGTACTGGGACGTCTCCGCGACCATGGACGCGGGCAAGGACGCCTCCCCGGGCACGTTCGGCGCCCGCCTGATCGCGGTCGACGGCACCCGTCTCGCCACGGGCCGCGACTTCGGCTCCGACGGCAGGCTGAAGGCCGCTTCGGACGTCCGGGTGCTGGACGAAGCGCAGGCCAGGGCCATCGCCGACGGCCTGGTCAACGCCACGATGAAGGTCTCCTCGGTCGAGGAGAAGCCGTACACCCGCAAGCCGTACCCGCCGTTCATGACGTCCACGCTCCAGCAGGAGGCGGGCCGCAAGCTGCGCTTCTCCGCGGACCGGACCATGCGCACCGCGCAGAAGCTGTACGAGAACGGCTACATCACCTACATGCGCACCGACAGCACGACGCTGTCGGAGACGGCGATCACGGCGGCACGCGCACAGGCCACCGAGCTGTACGGCTCGCAGTTCGTGCCCAAGGAGCCCCGCCAGTACACCCGCAAGGTCAAGAACGCGCAGGAGGCACACGAGGCGATCCGCCCGGCCGGCGAGGTGTTCCGCACCCCCGGCGAGGTGGCCCGTGAGCTGGAGTCGGACGAGTTCAAGCTGTACGAGCTGATCTGGCAGCGCACGATCGCCTGCCAGATGGCCGACGCCCGCGGCAACACGACGTCCGTCCGCATCTCCGGCACCACCCAACCCACCCGCCCGAGTGGAACTTCCGGCTCCGCCGGGGCTGGCGGCGAGGACGTCACCTTCGCCGCTTCCGGCCGCACGATCACGTTCGCCGGCTTCCTCAAGGCGTACGTGGAGACGGTCGACTCGGAGGCCGGCGGCGAGTCCGACGACGCCGAGTCCCGCCTCCCGCAGCTGGTCAAGGACCAGGCGCTGCTGGCCGCGGAGCTGGCCGCGGACGGCCACTCGACGTCGCCGCCCCCGCGGTTCACCGAGGCCAGCCTGATCAAGACGATGGAAGAGCTGGGCATCGGCCGGCCCTCCACCTACGCCTCGATCATCAGCACCGTCCAGGACCGCGGCTACGTGTGGAAGAAGGGTTCCGCGCTGGTCCCGTCCTGGGTGGCGTTCGCCGTGGTCGGGCTGCTGGAGCAGCACTTCGGCCGGCTGGTGGACTACGACTTCACCGCCGCCCTGGAGGACGAGCTCGACGGCATCGCCGCCGGTCGCCAGGAGCGGACCACGTGGCTGTCCGGGTTCTACTTCGGCGGCAACGTCGGCCCGGAGTCGTCGGTCGGCCGGTCCGGCGGGCTGAAGAAGCTGGTCGGCTCCAGCGTCGAGGCGATCGACGCCCGCGAGGTCAACTCCATCCCGCTGTTCCCCGACGAGGAGGGCCGCACGGTCTTCGTGCGGGTCGGCCGGTACGGGCCCTACCTGGAGCGCGAGGCGCAGGGGCCGGACGGCGAGGTCACCGCGCAGCGGGCGAACCTGCCCGACGACATGCCGCCGGACGAGCTGAACCGCGAGATCGCGGAGAAGCTGTTCGCCACGCCGCAGGAAGGCCGTTCGCTCGGCAACGACCCGGTCACCGGGCACGAGATCGTGGCCAAGGAAGGCCGGTTCGGGCCGTACGTGACCGAGGTGCTGCCGGAGGCGCCGGAGGGCACGAAGAAGCCGCCGAAGCCGCGCACCGGCTCGCTGTTCAAGTCGATGTCGCTGGACTCGGTCACGCTGGACGACGCGCTGAAGCTGCTCTCGCTGCCGCGCGTGGTCGGCAAGGACCCGGAGACCGGCGCGGAGATCACCGCGCAGAACGGCCGCTACGGGCCCTACCTGAAGAAGGGCACCGACTCGCGGTCGCTGACCAGCGAGGACCAGCTGTTCACGGTCACCCTCGACGAGGCGCTGAAGATCTACGCCGAGCCGAAGAAGCGTGGTCGGGCCGCCGCCGCGCCGCCGTTGAAGGAGCTGGGCGAGGACCCGGTGTCCGGCAAGGCGATGGTGGTCAAGGAGGGCCGCTTCGGCCCGTACGTGACCGACGGCGAGACGAACGCGTCGCTGCGCAAGTCGGACAGCGTCGAGGGCCTGTCCGACGAACGGGCGGCCGAGCTGCTGGCCGAGAAGCGGGCCAAGGGTCCGACGACGAAGAAGAGGGCTCCGGCGGCCAAGAAACCGGCGGCGCGGAAGAAGGCTCCGGCGAAGTCCAAGAGCTAG
- a CDS encoding uL11 family ribosomal protein: MAPAKKTHEITINLEAGAASMMDLGKVLGQTGVNLVGVKRAYDEATAGQRGDVIPVVVTVRDDKSFGLRLKTPPTAFLIRKALAAKGLPGKGSGTPGHKPAGTLGAAQLRAIAERKLPDLNTADIPTAMRIVAGTARSMGVAVEI; encoded by the coding sequence ATGGCACCCGCGAAGAAGACCCACGAGATCACGATCAACCTGGAGGCCGGCGCCGCGTCGATGATGGACCTGGGCAAGGTGCTCGGCCAGACCGGCGTGAACCTGGTCGGCGTCAAACGCGCCTACGACGAGGCCACCGCAGGTCAACGCGGTGACGTCATCCCCGTGGTGGTGACGGTCCGGGACGACAAGTCGTTCGGGTTGCGCCTGAAGACCCCGCCCACGGCTTTCCTCATCCGAAAGGCATTGGCGGCCAAAGGCCTGCCCGGCAAGGGTTCCGGCACGCCGGGGCACAAACCGGCGGGCACGCTCGGCGCGGCGCAGTTGCGCGCCATCGCCGAGCGCAAACTCCCGGACCTGAACACCGCCGACATCCCGACGGCGATGCGGATCGTGGCCGGCACCGCCCGTTCGATGGGGGTGGCGGTGGAAATCTGA
- a CDS encoding DUF4442 domain-containing protein, which yields MSADYSFVADAMKQTVPWVKTVGVEFLEVTADRVVAELPDREDLRNHVGGPHAAMMFGVAETASGAVVLAAFSSHMDKATPLVVRSEIAYKKLARGPLRAEAVLGRPAADVVAELAAGTRPEFPVGVTITNAEGVTTGEMTVVWTLRPNR from the coding sequence ATGAGCGCTGACTACTCGTTCGTCGCGGACGCGATGAAGCAGACCGTGCCCTGGGTGAAGACCGTGGGCGTGGAGTTCCTCGAAGTCACGGCGGACCGGGTGGTCGCCGAACTGCCGGACCGCGAGGACCTGCGCAACCACGTGGGCGGGCCGCACGCGGCGATGATGTTCGGCGTCGCGGAGACCGCGTCCGGCGCCGTGGTGCTCGCCGCGTTCAGCTCGCACATGGACAAGGCGACGCCGTTGGTCGTGCGGTCGGAGATCGCCTACAAGAAGCTGGCGCGAGGGCCGCTGCGCGCCGAGGCCGTGCTGGGCCGGCCCGCGGCGGACGTGGTGGCCGAGCTGGCGGCGGGCACCCGGCCCGAGTTCCCGGTGGGCGTGACCATCACCAACGCGGAGGGCGTGACGACCGGGGAGATGACCGTCGTGTGGACCCTCCGGCCGAATCGCTGA
- a CDS encoding DNA polymerase III subunit delta', whose translation MNRGVWGDVVGQPEAVAVFSAAAEAAASIVAGGTPAPGAMTHAWLFTGPPGSGRSVAARAFAAALQCIADDDRPGCGECPGCHTALAGTHADVRVVSPEGLSISVGEMRALVQVSARRPTSGRWQVVIITDADRLTEGAANALLKAVEEPPERTVFLLCAPSDHPEDVSVTIRSRCRIVSLATPRVAAIASALEYEGVAPEVASWAASVCGGHVGRARRLATDEQARTRREAVLRIPLALRRPADIFTCADQLVSAAEGDALTANEGRDLAEREAMEMAMGAGGTGKGTAAATRGAKGALKDLEKRQKSRATRTQRDSLDQALVDLAAFYRDVLVTASGAPAVLNHPDRAEDARSAASSWTPESTLRRLEAVLNCRTALELNVKPRIAVEAMLTTLQRG comes from the coding sequence GTGAACCGTGGTGTGTGGGGCGACGTCGTCGGTCAGCCCGAGGCGGTCGCGGTGTTCTCGGCGGCGGCTGAGGCAGCCGCGTCGATCGTGGCGGGTGGCACGCCCGCGCCGGGCGCGATGACGCACGCGTGGCTGTTCACCGGGCCGCCCGGCTCGGGGCGTTCGGTGGCGGCACGGGCGTTCGCCGCCGCGTTGCAGTGCATCGCCGACGACGACCGGCCCGGCTGCGGCGAGTGCCCCGGGTGCCACACGGCGCTTGCGGGCACGCACGCCGACGTGCGGGTGGTCTCCCCCGAGGGCTTGTCGATCTCCGTCGGCGAGATGCGCGCGCTGGTGCAGGTGTCCGCGCGCCGGCCGACGTCCGGGCGGTGGCAGGTCGTGATCATCACCGACGCCGACCGGCTCACCGAGGGCGCGGCGAACGCGCTGCTCAAGGCGGTGGAGGAGCCGCCGGAGCGGACCGTGTTCCTGCTGTGCGCGCCGTCGGACCACCCGGAGGACGTGTCGGTGACCATCCGGTCCCGGTGCCGGATCGTCTCGTTGGCCACGCCTCGGGTCGCGGCGATCGCGTCGGCGTTGGAGTACGAGGGCGTCGCGCCGGAGGTGGCGTCGTGGGCCGCTTCGGTGTGCGGCGGGCACGTGGGGCGCGCGCGGCGGTTGGCCACCGACGAGCAGGCCAGGACGCGGCGTGAGGCGGTGTTGAGGATTCCGCTGGCCTTGCGGCGTCCGGCGGACATCTTCACGTGTGCCGACCAGCTCGTGTCGGCGGCCGAGGGTGACGCGTTGACCGCCAACGAGGGCCGTGACCTGGCCGAACGTGAGGCGATGGAGATGGCCATGGGCGCCGGCGGCACGGGCAAGGGCACGGCCGCGGCGACCCGCGGGGCCAAGGGCGCGTTGAAGGACCTGGAGAAGCGGCAGAAGTCGCGGGCGACGCGGACCCAGCGCGACTCGCTGGACCAGGCGTTGGTCGACCTGGCCGCGTTCTACCGGGACGTGCTGGTGACGGCGTCGGGCGCGCCGGCCGTGCTGAACCACCCGGACCGGGCCGAGGACGCCCGTTCGGCCGCGTCGTCGTGGACGCCGGAGTCGACGTTGCGCCGGCTGGAGGCCGTGCTGAACTGCCGGACCGCGCTGGAGCTGAACGTGAAGCCGCGGATCGCCGTCGAGGCCATGCTCACCACGCTCCAGCGCGGCTGA
- a CDS encoding MDR family MFS transporter, with translation MSETTTRADAPPPGAALLTHRQILTILSGLLLGLFLAALDQMIVATAMKTIADELHGQTLQAWATTAYLITATVSTPLYGKLSDIFGRKPLYLTAISLFLVGSLLCGIADSMYELAAFRAVQGLGAGGLMSLAMAIMADITSPRERSRYAGYFMAVFGISSVAGPVVGGLFAGMESFLGTAGWRWVFLINVPIALIALVVVAKVLNIPHQRVNHRIDFAGAALLTLGLVPLLVVAEQGREWGWTSGTSIALYVVGVLGLIGFVFVQQRMGDEALLPLRLFKSHTFSLGNVVNFVLGAGMFGGMVSLPLYLQIVKGYSATESGLMMLPLTLGIMSAAATSGILTAKTGRYKVFPVVGFGLITVVLLLFSTVGTDTPIYQPLALMLFMGMGLGLCMQTLLVAIQNDSEPRDMGVATSSVTFFRQIGGTIGTAVFLSILFSTVGDKIRDGLSTAAGDPDFQAALARPENREFAAGMQSGTDFDLDNTEFLTTLDPVLARPFLDGFSGSIDLVFLVGGLVTLVGFVAIWFLREAPLSNRSGLERVQDAKAAKDGQDESAPISMH, from the coding sequence ATGTCGGAGACGACAACCCGAGCGGACGCGCCGCCACCCGGCGCCGCCCTGCTCACCCACCGGCAGATCCTGACCATCCTTTCGGGTCTGCTGCTGGGGCTGTTCCTGGCCGCGCTCGACCAGATGATCGTGGCCACGGCCATGAAGACCATCGCGGACGAGCTGCACGGCCAGACCCTGCAAGCGTGGGCGACCACCGCCTACCTGATCACCGCGACGGTCTCCACGCCGCTGTACGGCAAGCTGTCCGACATCTTCGGCCGCAAGCCGCTGTACCTGACCGCGATCTCGCTGTTCCTGGTCGGCTCGCTGCTCTGCGGCATCGCGGACTCGATGTACGAACTCGCCGCGTTCCGCGCGGTGCAGGGCCTCGGCGCCGGTGGCCTGATGTCGCTGGCCATGGCGATCATGGCGGACATCACGTCGCCGCGTGAGCGCAGCCGTTACGCCGGCTACTTCATGGCCGTGTTCGGCATCTCCAGCGTCGCCGGCCCGGTCGTCGGCGGCCTGTTCGCCGGCATGGAGTCGTTCCTCGGCACGGCCGGCTGGCGCTGGGTGTTCCTGATCAACGTGCCGATCGCGCTGATCGCGCTGGTCGTCGTGGCCAAGGTGCTGAACATCCCGCACCAGCGGGTGAACCACCGGATCGACTTCGCCGGCGCCGCCCTGCTCACCCTCGGCCTGGTGCCGCTGCTCGTGGTGGCCGAACAGGGCCGCGAGTGGGGCTGGACGTCGGGCACCTCGATCGCGCTGTACGTCGTCGGCGTGCTCGGCCTGATCGGGTTCGTGTTCGTCCAGCAGCGCATGGGCGATGAGGCGCTGCTGCCGCTGCGGCTGTTCAAGTCGCACACGTTCTCGCTCGGCAACGTGGTCAACTTCGTGCTCGGCGCCGGGATGTTCGGCGGCATGGTCTCGCTGCCGCTGTACCTCCAGATCGTCAAGGGGTACTCGGCGACCGAGTCCGGCCTGATGATGCTGCCGCTGACGCTGGGGATCATGTCGGCGGCGGCGACGAGCGGCATCCTGACCGCGAAGACCGGCCGCTACAAGGTGTTCCCGGTCGTCGGGTTCGGGTTGATCACGGTGGTGCTGCTGCTCTTCAGCACGGTCGGCACCGACACGCCGATCTACCAGCCGTTGGCGCTGATGTTGTTCATGGGCATGGGTCTGGGCCTGTGCATGCAGACGTTGCTGGTGGCCATCCAGAACGATTCCGAGCCGCGGGACATGGGCGTGGCGACCTCGTCGGTCACGTTCTTCCGCCAGATCGGCGGCACGATCGGCACGGCGGTGTTCCTGTCGATCCTGTTCAGCACGGTCGGCGACAAGATCCGCGACGGGCTGAGCACGGCGGCCGGCGACCCGGACTTCCAGGCCGCGCTGGCCCGGCCGGAGAACCGCGAGTTCGCCGCGGGCATGCAGAGCGGCACCGACTTCGACCTGGACAACACCGAGTTCCTGACCACGCTCGACCCGGTGCTGGCCCGACCGTTCCTGGACGGCTTCTCCGGTTCGATCGACCTCGTGTTCCTGGTCGGCGGGCTGGTGACGCTGGTCGGCTTCGTGGCGATCTGGTTCCTGCGGGAGGCCCCGCTGTCGAACCGCTCGGGCCTGGAGCGGGTACAGGACGCCAAGGCGGCCAAGGACGGTCAGGACGAGTCCGCGCCGATCTCGATGCACTGA